One window of Dermacentor albipictus isolate Rhodes 1998 colony chromosome 9, USDA_Dalb.pri_finalv2, whole genome shotgun sequence genomic DNA carries:
- the LOC135914998 gene encoding polycystin family receptor for egg jelly-like — protein sequence MDDYASAFSKLTSIESNWRVADLTASIGGELIDGLTALLDLKAPTPQELPVELPGDFHPDSECGTVAKLVRSVARVAAGVSRVVDTEQNDAKINARDYEVWIRESQRRGFLGTSGGSRVRVEGSVDAQTAIVFPSNPFRCHETAKLINTQVVGVEAARGPAETPFSVRVPTESYLKRPTPLDWDGHAGTYETSFSNVSMHVINVTEADVFLKIDVFTFDTQTRFITAVVSGRRPSRLDFLEQNRFHLASNVPHENRIEFVQKPALVTVAVIPLTNSSKARLLDPYRRRGDENGSATYTMKSHFYSCLFWNNTEQAYSSSGCRVLADSDEQFVHCACEHNSIFAGGLFIAPHPIDFTNLGSLLLTMSRNIVMAVIISAVWLVYLLVMVWAAKQDALDEGAAGIEYLTENEQDDAFGYLVSVYTWFLKGSGTTSRVLLVVHGSDDESREVVLRDGARNPLALQADGRDWYFLSHPSSLGDVEAISLTLELKGYASSWYLSTVVVRDLQTASQVVFIVDDMLTPDAYKGASTFTFHVADEGSLRNPWRIFTARIIRYFREEHLIFSIFSRLPTSNFTRKQRASLALLLVTTGMMVSLMFYGLDADEEEYFNWRFLYTLLELPTRPELVIALQSTILVTPFAFLVVFLLEKSRPLAFRRKPTVPKVYVEDVVEDWVHDTDTSTGSAKMGQVPRERLTSSVQLPLFPTWVSVFAWLLCLSASLVASVLVILYGLTYGYRRSLSWVRCNFINIFLGEFVVSPLKILCLSAVMACVLKAPVEMENIPVRFIE from the exons ATGGATGACTATGCCAGCGCCTTCTCCAAGCTGACTTCAATTGAGAGCAACTGGAGGGTCGCGGACCTAACTGCCAGCATTGGGGGAGAACTTATTGATGGACTGACCGCACTGCTTGACCTCAAGGCCCCTACCCCTCAGGAACTACCAGTGGAACTACCAGGCGATTTCCAT CCCGATTCCGAGTGCGGAACTGTGGCGAAACTGGTACGCAGTGTGGCCCGAGTAGCCGCGGGTGTGTCACGCGTGGTGGACACCGAGCAGAACGACGCGAAAATCAACGCCAGGGACTACGAAGTGTGGATTCGAGAGTCTCAAAGGCGAGGCTTCCTCGGCACATCCGGCGGCAGCAGGGTTCGCGTCGAAGGCAGCGTCGACGCACAAACGGCCATAGTGTTTCCGTCTAATCCATTTCGATGTCACGAGACGGCAAAGCTGATAAACACCCAGGTTGTAGGCGTCGAGGCGGCACGAGGCCCCGCAGAAACTCCCTTCAGCGTCCGTGTGCCTACGGAGAGCTACTTGAAAAGGCCAACACCACTCGACTGGGACGGACACGCGGGCACCTACGAAACATCGTTCTCAAACGTTTCCATGCACGTGATTAACGTGACCGAAGCAGACGTGTTCCTGAAGATCGACGTGTTCACCTTCGACACCCAAACAAGATTTATAACCGCCGTCGTCTCTGGTCGACGTCCATCTAGGTTGGACTTCCTCGAGCAGAACAGGTTTCATCTTGCaagcaacgtgccgcacgagaacCGAATCGAATTTGTCCAGAAGCCTGCTCTGGTCACGGTGGCTGTTATACCGCTTACTAACAGTTCGAAAGCCAGGTTACTTGACCCGTATCGCAGGAGGGGTGACGAGAACGGCAGCGCGACTTACACGATGAAGTCGCACTTCTACAGCTGCCTTTTCTGGAACAATACGGAACAAGCGTACTCGAGTTCAGGATGCCGCGTTCTCGCGGATTCTGACGAACAGTTTGTTCACTGCGCTTGCGAGCACAACTCCATTTTCGCGGGCGGATTGTTCATCGCTCCGCACCCGATCGACTTCACCAATTTGGGTTCCCTTCTGTTGACCATGTCAAGAAACATTGTGATGGCCGTAATTATATCAGCGGTGTGGCTCGTCTATTTGCTGGTCATGGTGTGGGCCGCGAAGCAAGACGCGCTAGACGAAGGCGCCGCGGGCATAGAGTACCTCACAGAGAACGAGCAGGACGATGCGTTTGGCTATCTCGTATCTGTGTACACGTGGTTCCTCAAGGGCTCTGGGACCACGAGCCGAGTGCTTCTCGTTGTCCACGGGTCTGACGACGAATCCCGTGAAGTGGTCCTTCGCGACGGCGCGCGAAACCCATTGGCGCTTCAGGCCGATGGCCGAGACTGGTACTTTCTAAGCCATCCGTCAAGCCTTGGAGATGTTGAAGCAATTTCTTTGACCCTGGAGCTGAAGGGCTACGCGAGCTCCTGGTACCTGAGCACAGTTGTCGTGAGGGACCTTCAAACGGCCTCACAGGTGGTTTTCATCGTCGACGACATGCTGACCCCGGACGCGTACAAAGGAGCTTCGACCTTTACCTTCCACGTTGCCGATGAGGGGAGTCTTCGCAACCCGTGGCGAATCTTCACCGCCAGAATCATCCGCTACTTTCGCGAGGAGCACCTCATCTTCAGCATTTTCAGCCGCTTGCCGACCAGCAACTTCACTCGCAAGCAGCGTGCCTCGCTGGCCCTGCTGCTCGTCACCACGGGCATGATGGTCAGCCTCATGTTCTACGGCCTGGACGCCGACGAAGAGGAATACTTCAACTGGCGTTTCTTGTACACGCTACTCGAGTTACCAACGCGGCCCGAGCTCGTCATTGCCCTGCAGTCAACGATCCTCGTCACACCGTTCGCATTCCTGGTCGTCTTTCTCTTAGAGAAGTCCCGGCCACTGGCATTTCGACGAAAGCCTACAGTGCCCAAGGTGTACGTCGAAGACGTAGTAGAAGACTGGGTTCACGACACGGACACGTCTACCGGTTCAGCCAAAATGGGACAGGTGCCCAGGGAGCGTCTTACGAGCAGCGTGCAGCTGCCGCTGTTCCCAACCTGGGTCTCCGTATTCGCCTGGCTCCTCTGTTTATCCGCTTCCCTGGTAGCCTCGGTGCTCGTCATACTCTACGGCCTGACGTACGGTTATCGTCGAAGTCTGTCGTGGGTGCGCTGCAACTTCATCAACATTTTCCTGGGTGAATTTGTGGTGAGCCCGCTCAAGATCCTGTGCCTTTCGGCAGTCATGGCTTGCGTGCTGAAGGCGCCTGTAGAGATGGAGAATATACCGGTGCGCTTTATTGAATAG